A window of Stutzerimonas stutzeri genomic DNA:
GACGTTCGCCGCGGTGAATTTCGTCCATCTGCTGGACGCTTTCCAGAAGGTCTTCGAAGAATTTGCTCATGGTGATTACCTCCACCGATCGATGATTTGCTTGAGCACCTTGCGCTCGTCTGCCGTCAGGTCGTCCTTCTCGTTCTTCGGATAGATCAGCAGTAATGCGATCTGCGAAGCCGCCGTGAAGTGGTAGTAGATGACCCTGGACCCGCCCCGCTTACCGTGACCGCCAGACGCAACGCGAACCTTGCGAATGCCGCCAGTACCTTCAATCACATCACCCATGTCGGGCCGGTCGGCCAGTTGCCGCTGAAACTCCGCGTAGCTGTCATCGCTAAGCAGATCCCGCAGGCGCTTGGTGAAGATCGGTGTCTCGATAAAGATCATAAACGAATAGTACGCCAGTGGCGCACCTCCTTCAATTGATTCGATTACTGGCTGGCGAGCGGTAACGTGATGCCGGCCAACGGCCCCAACCTAATCGCATCATGCAAATGCTCCGGCGCAAGGTGCGCATACCTCATCGTCATATTCAGCGAGGCATGCCCCAGGATCTCCTTCAGCGTCACGATATGGCCACCGCCCATGATGAAGTGGGCTGCGAACGTGTGGCGCAGGATGTGGCTTGCTTGTCCGCGTGGTGGCTTGATCGAGGTCGAGAGCAGGACCAGCCGAAACACGCCGATGCAGTTGGTGAACAGCCCGTAGGTTT
This region includes:
- a CDS encoding type II toxin-antitoxin system RelE/ParE family toxin, translating into MIFIETPIFTKRLRDLLSDDSYAEFQRQLADRPDMGDVIEGTGGIRKVRVASGGHGKRGGSRVIYYHFTAASQIALLLIYPKNEKDDLTADERKVLKQIIDRWR